The following proteins are encoded in a genomic region of Thioflexithrix psekupsensis:
- a CDS encoding HesB/IscA family protein → MFKVTEKAAEQIFKSAKENGMAGMALRIAARRQADGSIEYGVGFDDKQDDDVHINSHGIDIVFESAYKDLLQGAVMDFVELEEGKFHFIFLNPNDAHYVPPQGY, encoded by the coding sequence ATGTTTAAAGTAACCGAAAAAGCGGCTGAACAAATTTTTAAATCAGCCAAAGAAAATGGTATGGCCGGAATGGCTTTACGCATCGCAGCGCGTCGTCAAGCCGATGGCAGCATTGAATATGGTGTCGGCTTCGACGACAAACAGGATGATGATGTGCATATTAATTCGCACGGCATAGACATTGTTTTTGAGTCTGCTTATAAAGATTTATTACAAGGTGCGGTGATGGATTTTGTCGAATTAGAAGAAGGAAAATTTCACTTTATTTTCCTTAATCCCAATGATGCGCATTATGTTCCACCACAGGGCTATTAA
- a CDS encoding DUF928 domain-containing protein, with the protein MWKLPIFIAVCLMLLSGSLLGSEFVYRVPNPDDPILRREAGLVQGSFTRGVSRGVSRGVSRGVSRGVSRGVSRGVSRGVSRGVSRGVSRGVSRGVSRGVSRGVSRGVSRGVSRGVSRGVSRGIAAGVVTTALTSELELQPLPDLIAPLAPQRTGLSSVSQPIFYWYVSSAWDGEFEFTLNDPNQPEPVLELTIGLPEDKEYHPAGMHALSLADYHVQLKPNVNYEWFISIVPDEWERSADLVASGSVRYQTLPVDIQNMLKQTPKEQHYRIYAQAGFWYDTVSHLSHLIEQSPENKTWRLDRANLLEQVAMPNVAAYDRSVVH; encoded by the coding sequence ATGTGGAAATTACCCATTTTTATTGCGGTGTGTTTAATGCTATTGAGCGGCTCACTTTTGGGTAGCGAATTTGTTTATCGCGTTCCCAATCCTGATGACCCTATTTTGCGCCGTGAAGCGGGTTTGGTACAAGGCAGCTTCACTCGTGGCGTTTCGCGGGGCGTGTCCAGAGGCGTTTCTCGCGGCGTATCCAGAGGCGTTTCTCGTGGAGTTTCTCGCGGCGTATCCAGAGGCGTTTCTCGTGGAGTTTCTCGCGGTGTGTCCAGAGGCGTTTCTCGCGGGGTTTCTCGCGGCGTATCCAGAGGCGTTTCTCGTGGAGTTTCTCGCGGTGTGTCCAGAGGCGTTTCTCGCGGAGTTTCTCGTGGAATTGCCGCAGGGGTGGTGACAACTGCATTAACGTCTGAATTAGAGTTGCAACCCTTGCCTGATTTAATTGCACCATTAGCTCCGCAACGCACAGGATTATCCAGTGTTTCTCAACCGATTTTTTATTGGTATGTGTCGTCAGCTTGGGATGGAGAATTTGAATTTACTTTAAATGATCCAAATCAACCTGAACCTGTTTTAGAATTAACCATTGGTTTGCCTGAGGATAAAGAATATCATCCGGCCGGAATGCACGCTTTATCTTTAGCTGATTATCACGTGCAATTAAAACCGAATGTAAATTATGAATGGTTTATTAGTATTGTGCCAGATGAATGGGAACGTTCGGCTGATTTAGTCGCCAGTGGCAGTGTGCGTTATCAGACATTACCCGTAGACATTCAGAATATGTTAAAGCAAACGCCTAAAGAACAGCATTATCGTATTTATGCGCAAGCGGGTTTTTGGTACGATACGGTTTCTCACTTATCTCATTTAATTGAACAATCACCAGAGAATAAAACATGGCGTTTAGATCGTGCCAATTTATTAGAGCAAGTCGCTATGCCTAATGTAGCGGCTTATGATCGATCTGTGGTGCATTAA